From Candidatus Thorarchaeota archaeon:
ACTTCTAGCGAGAATCATAATGGTCCTAACCGAAATCAGGAACAAGTGTTGCAAGGACTAGAATGAATCGTCGGTAGCTCCCAGTTGTTCCATACGTGAAAACATGCAAATCAAAGCCTTTTTGTGATGAACTAAATTCACACAACCACGCGCTCGTAGAAAATCATAACGAGAGTCCCTAGGAGATTGGGAACATGATCGATTTAGAAATACATCAAGAGCAGCTCGAACGAACAGTGGAACGGTGCAGAGAACGGGACATTATCATCCCCACCTTTGAACAGATGAAACATCCCGAAAAAGTCCCTGAACAGATAAAGAAAGAGCTAAAAGAAACAGAACTATGGGAAGTTACACCTCAGAATCTTTTCCGCATTACCTGGAAGAACGAACCCGTCGATAAGGGAGGTCTCTACAGACCAATAGCCAACTACATGGAACTTCCTCCTGAGCTGACTGGTGTTGACGCAAGAATCATCGCGCTTGTAGGAAAATGGTTCCCAACCGGCTCCCACAAAGTTGGCGCTACCTTCGGATGTCTTGCACCTCCGCTCGTTACCGGACAATTCGATCCAACATTCCACAAAGCCGTCTGGCCAAGCACCGGAAACTACTGCCGTGGCGGCGCCTACGATGCTGCTTTGCTGGGTTGCAAGAGCGTCGCAATACTCCCAGAAGAGATGTCGCAGGAGCGGTTCGACTGGCTCAAAACCGTAGCCGGTGAAATCGTCAAGACGCCGGGTGGAGAAAGCAATGTCAAGGAAATATATGACGCCGTTAATGAGATGAAAGACGAGCGTGATGATGTCTTCGTGTTCAACCAGTTCTCAGAATTCGGAAATTACGAGTTTCACTATGCTGTGACCGGGGAGGCTATGCAGGAAGTCCTCGACAAGGAAATGGGGAACGATAGATACCACGGGCTCTGCCTGACCACAGGCTCAGCAGGAACTATCGCATGTGGAGACTATTTGAAGGAAGTCTATCCAACATCAAAAGTGGTGGCTGGAGAAGCCATCCAGTGCCCAACACTTCGACTCAGCGGATATGGTTACCACCGCATCGAGGGGATCGGTGACAAACATGTGCCATGGATTCACAACGTTCGCAACACAGATATGGTCATAGGTATTGATGACCGCGACACCATGCGTTTAATCAGACTCTTCAACGAACCCGCAGGGCAGAAGTATCTAAAGAATGAAATTGGCGTGCCTGATGAATTCGTAGATAAATTGAATCTCTTGGGCATATCAAGTATAGCAAACGTCCTCATGGCAATCAAATACGCGAAGTACTACGAGCTGACCAGTAACGACATCGTGATGACCGTATTCACAGACTCCATGGAGCTATACCAATCCCGGTTGAGAGAAGCCCGCCAGAAACACGGAGAATACACGAAAGAGGACGCCATACGCGACTATCATCAATGTATACTTGGGCAGAAAATAGATGCAATGCAAGAGCTCGGCTACTATGAACGGAAGCGAATCCATCACCTGAAATACTTCACCTGGATCGAGCAGCAGGGCTTTCCACTCGACAAGCTGAACGCGCAGTGGTACGACTATGACGAATACTGGCCTGCTATCCGCAAGATGGTTGACCCAATCGATGAATTGATTCGGAAATTCAATGACAAAGTTGGACTACTAGAATAGTCCATCTTGTCCTGTTTAGAACCCCAAAGATATTGTCAAGTCAATCCTCTCTCTTGACAGGTCCTGCAGCTCGTATAATTGCATGGTTCGACACAGGGAATGGTAATGGAGAAAAAGTTTGATCCTAGTAGTTGCAGCTCTAGTCTGTACCACATGGTGACGTGAAACTACAGATGCTGACGCCATAACGACCTACCGAACCTGTAAGCTCCGAGGTATTTCAGCTATCAGTATGAGTATGCTGTTTCTATACACACTAAAACAGGTTCTACTATGATATAGGAATAATTATTATTAGTGAATCGAAAACGAAACAGAGCAGTGATTCGAAAACTTGCAAGTATCGAAGTATAAGTATGTAATCTGTTGTGTTATATTAACCATATTTCTCGCGGTCCCGTTGATGAACAATCTACCTGCCCGAGGGCAGAATCATTCCAGGGCTATACCTGCCGATGTTACCACCCTCTGGTCATTTGAAACCGGCGCTGAAGTGGATTCCTCACCGGCTCTGGGAGACCTAGATCAAGATGGTTATTTGGATGTAGTTGTTGGAAGTAATGACCGCAATGTCTACGCACTAGATGGTACTTCTGGGGCGGAGCTCTGGTCGTTTACGACAGGCGTCCCTGTAGTCTCCTCACCTGCACTTGGTGATTTAGATGGTGATGGCGGCCTCGATGTGGTCGTAGGAGGCACGGACTACGAGGTCTATGCACTCGATGGTAGTTCCGGCAACGAAATCTGGTCCTTTCAGACCAATGACGCTTTCTTCTCCTCTCCAGCTCTTGGTGATCTAGACGGTGATGGCGACCTCGATGTTGCTATAGGATGTAATGACAATAACATCTATGCGCTGGATGGAAATAATGGCACCGAGCTTTGGTCCTTTGAGACGGGGGATGATGTCTATTCCTCGCCTGCACTTGGTGACCTAGATGGTGATGGCGGCCTCGATGTGGTAGTGGGAAGTGACGACAATGGCACCTACGCGCTCGATGGCACTTCCGGTACCGAGCTTTGGTCCTTTGAGACTACCGGCGATATCTTTTCCTCACCGGCTCTCGGTGACCTAGACGATGATGGCGGCCTCGATGTGGTGATAGGAAGCCTCGATGATAAAATCTACGCACTCGACGGCAGCTCCGGGAATGAGCTCTGGTCCTTCCACACAGGGGTTCCTGTTATATCCTCCCCAGCAATCAATGATTTAGATGGCGACGGTGATTTGGATGTGGTTGCGGGAGGTGCACTTGGTACTGTCTATGCAATAGATGGCGGCTCCGGTAACGAGCTGTGGACCTTTGACACAGAAGACCAAATCAGTTCTTCGCTGGCCATCGCTGATATGGACGGTGATGGAGGCATGGATGTGGTGGCGGGAAGTATGGGCGATTTAATCTACGCACTAGATGGGAATTCCGGCACCGAAATCTGGTCCTTTGAGACTGACGGAGGGGTACTTTCCTCACCAGCAATTGGTGATTTAGATGATGATGGAAACGCAGATGTCGTCGTTGGGAGTAGAGATTATAATGTCTACGCACTCACCCTGGCTCCTTCAACAACCACTACTGATGCGACATCGGCGACAACCACAGAAACTACAGAGCCGGAGGGAATAGATCCGGTTCTACTCGTTGCGGGGGTTGGAGCTGCGGCTGGAGTAATAATAGTGATTGTCATTCTCTATGCCAAGAAATAAGGCACATAGAGGTATCACAGCTTGGGTCTGATTGCATCGTTGTTGACGATACATCCCTCGTTTACCTCAACAGCTGTAATAGCCCAAGCCCCATACTCTTTATTTATGGCTCAAATTGAATGGCGCTCTAGGAAAGAGAAAGAAAAAAGAAGAAAGGGGTCTGGCTAGATTTCTGCCGATCCCTTATTCTTCGTAGCGGAATGCGATTTTAACATTCGCTCTGTATTTCACGATTTCCCCGTCTTCGACATCAGCAGTCCAGTCTAGGACATCTAACCCATGTATATTTCTGATTGTGTCAGATGCAGTATCGACTGCATTCTGGACTGCATCCTCGAAGCTCTCTTCTGAACTGCCAACTAATTCGATGACTTTTGCTACTGTCATGATGTATCTCTCCTCTCGACTAAACTATAATTAAGCGCGTTCCTTTAAGGGTGTTGCAACCCGAACTTTCATCACCTGTAAATGGATGTCAAGCAGATTCGACCCAAATAGGGCCGACCGCAGTAAAACGGCCATTGCTTGTAAGCGCCCGGACGTAGTAGTAGTCTGCACCACCTGTATTCAGTGAATCAGGATCCACAGCAGTTAGCGATTCTCCATTTATGTACCACTCGCCATCCTTGATTGTGCAGTTCTCATATTCTGTTCCAGTTATAGCAGCCGAATCATTGAAGGTGATAGATGCCAGAGGAGTCGAAATCTCTTGCTCTCGCCATAGTTCACCGTTCTTGAAGATTTGAATGCTTGCACTCCAGTCTGGTTCCTCAATCCATGGCTTAGCCGCCCGTTTGTACCCAGCTGATGGGTTCCCGTCTTGAGCTAGGAAGAGAGTAATTTCCCGGTTTGCTGTTGCATTCTCCACAATCAAGGTTGAATCATTGT
This genomic window contains:
- a CDS encoding pyridoxal-phosphate dependent enzyme, which translates into the protein MIDLEIHQEQLERTVERCRERDIIIPTFEQMKHPEKVPEQIKKELKETELWEVTPQNLFRITWKNEPVDKGGLYRPIANYMELPPELTGVDARIIALVGKWFPTGSHKVGATFGCLAPPLVTGQFDPTFHKAVWPSTGNYCRGGAYDAALLGCKSVAILPEEMSQERFDWLKTVAGEIVKTPGGESNVKEIYDAVNEMKDERDDVFVFNQFSEFGNYEFHYAVTGEAMQEVLDKEMGNDRYHGLCLTTGSAGTIACGDYLKEVYPTSKVVAGEAIQCPTLRLSGYGYHRIEGIGDKHVPWIHNVRNTDMVIGIDDRDTMRLIRLFNEPAGQKYLKNEIGVPDEFVDKLNLLGISSIANVLMAIKYAKYYELTSNDIVMTVFTDSMELYQSRLREARQKHGEYTKEDAIRDYHQCILGQKIDAMQELGYYERKRIHHLKYFTWIEQQGFPLDKLNAQWYDYDEYWPAIRKMVDPIDELIRKFNDKVGLLE
- a CDS encoding PQQ-binding-like beta-propeller repeat protein, translating into MNNLPARGQNHSRAIPADVTTLWSFETGAEVDSSPALGDLDQDGYLDVVVGSNDRNVYALDGTSGAELWSFTTGVPVVSSPALGDLDGDGGLDVVVGGTDYEVYALDGSSGNEIWSFQTNDAFFSSPALGDLDGDGDLDVAIGCNDNNIYALDGNNGTELWSFETGDDVYSSPALGDLDGDGGLDVVVGSDDNGTYALDGTSGTELWSFETTGDIFSSPALGDLDDDGGLDVVIGSLDDKIYALDGSSGNELWSFHTGVPVISSPAINDLDGDGDLDVVAGGALGTVYAIDGGSGNELWTFDTEDQISSSLAIADMDGDGGMDVVAGSMGDLIYALDGNSGTEIWSFETDGGVLSSPAIGDLDDDGNADVVVGSRDYNVYALTLAPSTTTTDATSATTTETTEPEGIDPVLLVAGVGAAAGVIIVIVILYAKK
- a CDS encoding dodecin domain-containing protein; the encoded protein is MTVAKVIELVGSSEESFEDAVQNAVDTASDTIRNIHGLDVLDWTADVEDGEIVKYRANVKIAFRYEE